The genomic interval ACTTTTTCTGCATTTTTTATGCTAAAACAATTTAATGTAATATGAAAAATACAATAGAAATTGCCAGTCGTTTTAGAGAAGTAATCTTAAACGGAACATGGATTGCTAATACCAATTACAAAGATCAGCTACAAAATCTGGATTGGAAAATAGCCGTTGCTCCTATTCAAAATCTAAATACGATTGCACTTCTGGCACAACATATTCATTATTATATTGATGGAATAAACAATGTATTCAAAGGTGGAACACTGGATATAAAAGATAAATTCAGTTTTGATTTTCCTTCAATAAATTCTCAGCAAGAATGGGAAAATTTTTTAATTAAATTCTGGAATGATGCTGAAGAATTTGCATCTCTAATTGAACAAATAACTGATGAAAAACTCAACGAAAATTTTGTAGATGTAAAATATGGTTCGTACAGAAGAAACATTGAAGCAATGATTGAACATAGTTATTACCATTTAGGACAAATCGTATTGATAAAAAAATTATTAACCGATTAGTTTTTTCTTTATTTCTAAAAAAACCAAACGTTCTAATCTAGCCCCGATAGAGCCGATATCCTCGAATCCCGATGGCTATCGGGAGGAGAGATAAAGGCGAAAGCGGGACTAATAGTTCTTATGAAAACCTATAAATCTGCTCCTCAAAAAAATCTTAAAAAAGGCATAGTTGTTGAATATTAAAAGAAATATATTTACACCTTCAAAAGAATTACTATGCAAAAAACTACTTTACTAATTTCTATACTTTTTTTGGTTCTATCTTCATGTGGCGTAAAGACAACTCAAGCGCTGATAAGTGATGGAAATTATGACGGTGCAATTGATCGCGCTGTCGAAGCTTTGAGAACTAATAAAGATTCTAAAGGAAAACAAGATTATGTGTATTTGCTCGAAGAGGCTTTTGCAAAAGCGAAAGATAGAGATTTGCGTAATCTGGAAATGTTAAACAAGGAAGGCAATCCTGCTAACGCCGAACGAATTTACAATACTTATTTACAGCTAAATAACCGTCAGGAAAAAATTGGTCCGATTTTGCCTTTGAAGTTATTGAAGCAAGGTAGAAATGCCAACTTCTCATTTGATAATTATTCGACTGAAATTGTAAATAGTAAAAATGCGCTTTCGAAATATTTATATGAAAATGCTTCAGCACTTTTAAAATCTAATAATAAAATGGATTTTAGAAAAGCTTATGATGATTTTGCGTATTTAGAAAGTATTAATCCTGGTTACAAAAACACCAAGAAATTGATGGATGACGCGCTTTTTAAAGGAACTGATTTTGTTGATGTTTATGCTAAAAACGAAACAGATATGGTGATTCCGAAAATGTTGCAAAATGATTTGTTAGATTTTAAAACTTATGGTTTAAACGACAAATGGACGGTTTACCACAGTACAAAACAAAAAAATGTTTCATACGATTATAGTTTGATTCTTAATTTTAGAGAAATCGCAATTTCGCCAGAGCAGATTAAAGAAAAAGAATTTGTCAAGGAAAGACAGTTAAAAGATGGCGTAAAAACACTTTTGGATAGTCGCGGAAGACCTGTAAAAGATAGTTTAGGAAAAGAAATTAAAGTTGATAACTATAAAATTATCCGAGCTACGATTTATGAATTTCGACAATTTAAATCTTGTTTGGTAACGGCAAAAGTTGATTATGTGGATTTAAAATCGAATCAATTGGTTCAGACTTTTCCGCTGAGCAGCGAATATATTTTTGAAAATGTTTATTCAAAATATAAAGGCGATCGAAATGCTTGCGATGATAATTATCAAAGCTATTTTTCTAAACGTGCTGTTCCTTTTCCGAACAACGAACAGATGGTTTATGACACTGGCGAAGACTTAAAAGCTAAACTAAAAGATATTATCGTGAGAAATAAAATTAGACGATAATTATGTAACATATAATTCTAGAAAAAGGCGCAATTTTAATGCGCCTTTTTTTGTTTACGATCTTTCTAACTAAAAAAAAACTTCCTTTTGTATTGCGCAACCAAAAAGTTGCGTATATTTGCAACTGATTACTTGCGTAATTAATAAAAAAGATGAAACGAGATATTTTTCAGGCAATTGCCGATCCGACGCGAAGAGCGATTTTAGTTTTGATTTCTTCTACCGCATTGACACCAAATGCGATTGCAGAACAATTTCAAACTACTAGACAAGCCGTTTCTAAACACATTAAGATATTAAATGAATGTGATTTATTGGAAGAAAAAAAATTGGGCAGAGAAATTTATTATCAGCTCAAAATTGATAAAATGAAAGAAATTGATCAATGGCTGGAGCAATTTAAAGCAATTTGGGAACAGCGTTTTAGTCAATTAGATCAAGTATTACTAAACTTAAAATCTAAAGAAAATGAAAACTGATTTGCTAATGAATTTTTCTGTAGACAAGGAAAATAAAGCCGTAAATGTAAAACGTGAATTTGCCGCACCTTTATCGGATGTTTGGTCTGCATGGACTGAGCCTGAAATTCTGGATATGTGGTGGGCTCCAGCTCCATTTCAATCTAAAACCAAAAGTATGGAATTTAAAGAAGGCGGAAAAAGACTGTACGCAATGGTTGGTCCTGACGGCACAGAACGTTGGAGTTATTTTGATTATACTTCGATTTCTCCGAAAACAAATTTTAAACATTCTGCTACTTTTTGTGATGCTGACGGAAATCCGAATTCTGAATTTGGAAGCTCCTATTGGGATATTACTTTTTCTGAACAAGGCGAGTTAACCCTTGTTGATATTCATATCAAACGTGACAGTTTTGAAGAATTGCAAAAAATAATTGAAATGGGTTTCAAACAAGGATTTACATCTGCAATGGAAAGTTTGGACAAAATCTTCGAGACTCGAAAACAATAGCATTTGAATCAAATTAATTAGTAACGAATTAAAATCTAAAGAAAATGAAATCAAATCTTTTAATGAATTTTACTGTAGATAAAGAAAATAGTACCGTAAATGTAAAACGCGAATTCAACGCTTCACTGGCAAACGTTTGGTCTGCTTGGACAGAAGCCGAAATTCTAGACAAATGGTGGGCACCTGCTCCATGGAAATCAAGAACAAAAAGCATGGAATTTAAAGAAGGTGGACGCAGATTGTACGCAATGGTTGGCCCTGAAGGCGAAGAACACTGGGCAATTGCCGATTTTACTTCGATTAGTCCGAAAACGAATTTCAAATATTCTGATGCTTTTTCAGACAATGAAGGAAATATAAATAATGATTTTCCGCGTTCAAGCTGGGATGTTACTTTTTCAGAAAATGGGAATTCAACTTTCGTCGATATTGCAATTAGACATGAAAAGCTTTCGGATTTGGAAATGATTATTCAAATGGGCTTCAAAGAAGGTTTCACAATTGCAATGGAAGGTTTGGATGCTGTTTTTGCTGAAGAATCTAAATAAAAAATTAAATAATTGGAAAATCTAAATCCTGCAAAATTTGCAGGATTTTTTTGTATTTTCGACATACAAAAAATATATTTTCATAACCATTAAACGTAAACAAATGATGAAATTCTTTACCTTGCTTTTCTTATTCCTTTCGATTACGGTTTTTTCTCAAAATAGATATGAACTTTCAGATGAAGGCAAAGACAAACTATATCTTTCAGATTCTATAGCAAAACTAGCTAAAGCCGGAAAAATTACAGAGCAACCAATAGTTGTGGTAGACGGAATTCCGCATCGTTATCAGGATCTAGAAAATGAGAAATTGGTTCTTTCTAAAATGGAAATCAAAAAAATAATTGCTTTAGAAAAACAAAAAGGCATTAATATTTATGGAAATTATGGAGAAGCAGGCGTTCTAATTGTTACTACAAACAGAAATAGTTACTACAAACCGGAACAAGAAGTGAAAGAAATGCAAAATTTCAAACAATGAAAAAAATAATTTCAATACTTTTTACATTTTTGTTTTTAGTTTCGTCTGCACAGATAAAGCTCAATGATAAAGATTTAAAAAATCTTATCGCGATTAGCGAACTTTATTCTAAAAACACAAATGCGACAGGGGAACAATTTGCAAAGTCAATAGATTCATTAAAAACTCCGAAACTAAATCAAATTTGCCAAACATTGATTGAAGTTGGAAAAGGCGAAGAAACAATATTATCTAACAAATATTTGTCAAGACCAAGCAATGACGAATTGACAATGTGGTATATCATTCGTGAAATTCATTATAATCAAGTAAATGAAAAACGAAAACCTATATCAAATATTGAAATTGCAAAAGAAATATTATCACAGAAAATAGATGAAAGCTGGCTGTTAGATAATTATTATTACAGGATTCATGGGGGAATTGCATCTTTATTTAATACTGCTGACTTAAGCATGAAAAATATTGATATCGAGGCATTGGGTTTTAAAAACGAAACCGAGAAATGCATATTTTATTTTAATATCATTAATTCTTTTGTTGGACCACGCTTTAAAGTGCTTTTAATGCTGAAAAACTACGATAAAATTTTATCTTTTTCTGAAAAAATTCCCCTTTTTAATGGCAAAAAATATTACTATTACACGGATCTTGATTTTAAAGATTTTAACTGGATTGGTTATGAAAAAAAAGAATCTTAC from Flavobacterium sp. YJ01 carries:
- a CDS encoding DUF1572 domain-containing protein, which codes for MKNTIEIASRFREVILNGTWIANTNYKDQLQNLDWKIAVAPIQNLNTIALLAQHIHYYIDGINNVFKGGTLDIKDKFSFDFPSINSQQEWENFLIKFWNDAEEFASLIEQITDEKLNENFVDVKYGSYRRNIEAMIEHSYYHLGQIVLIKKLLTD
- a CDS encoding metalloregulator ArsR/SmtB family transcription factor; the encoded protein is MKRDIFQAIADPTRRAILVLISSTALTPNAIAEQFQTTRQAVSKHIKILNECDLLEEKKLGREIYYQLKIDKMKEIDQWLEQFKAIWEQRFSQLDQVLLNLKSKENEN
- a CDS encoding SRPBCC domain-containing protein, with the protein product MKTDLLMNFSVDKENKAVNVKREFAAPLSDVWSAWTEPEILDMWWAPAPFQSKTKSMEFKEGGKRLYAMVGPDGTERWSYFDYTSISPKTNFKHSATFCDADGNPNSEFGSSYWDITFSEQGELTLVDIHIKRDSFEELQKIIEMGFKQGFTSAMESLDKIFETRKQ
- a CDS encoding SRPBCC domain-containing protein, producing MKSNLLMNFTVDKENSTVNVKREFNASLANVWSAWTEAEILDKWWAPAPWKSRTKSMEFKEGGRRLYAMVGPEGEEHWAIADFTSISPKTNFKYSDAFSDNEGNINNDFPRSSWDVTFSENGNSTFVDIAIRHEKLSDLEMIIQMGFKEGFTIAMEGLDAVFAEESK